One Oryza brachyantha chromosome 3, ObraRS2, whole genome shotgun sequence DNA segment encodes these proteins:
- the LOC102713537 gene encoding DNA-binding protein HEXBP-like produces MAFPDEEDDEAFLLAVAATEAAAALASSKRRRLSTSPPASASSPPTPAAPPPPAAVPEGLYLSALKGSHSSAWKQQQETLSHKRPPGGSQTLAAPGGGSGGGPQVARGGACFKCGDSSHWARECPQSMPASGGGGGAFGGSGGGGGGGGGGYVDANGAVEEKACPCGAGSCLVLTSNTPRNPGRKFYRCPMRDNGGCNFFEWCDTPSSGAAPANGCSSAISQSDKSMPNMLCPCGAGACLFLTTKTGKNVGRQFFRCPANQGGSSCGFFQWCDEQLRTAAQSSTQHHTDVASSGQIPSKRSSSACFKCGQENHWAKECPNQSSDPYPDKGGRTFTSASSPDACFKCGKAGHWSRDCPTANCGSGTVTSHVKSSSTLGSWNSHRY; encoded by the exons ATGGCCTTCCCCGACGAGGAGGATGACGAGGCCTTCCTCCTGGCCGTCGCGGctacggaggcggcggcggcgctggcctcctcgaagcgccgccgcctctccacctccccgccggccTCGGCCTCGTCCCCACCGACGccggccgctcctcctccccccgccgccgtccccgaggGGCTCTACCTGTCGGCGCTCAAGGGGAGCCACAGCTCCGcctggaagcagcagcaggaaaCGCTGAGCCACAAGCGGCCCCCCGGTGGgtcccaaaccctagccgctccaggcggcggcagcggcggcggcccgcaGGTCGCGAGGGGCGGCGCGTGCTTCAAGTGCGGGGACTCCAGCCACTGGGCAAGAGAGTGCCCGCAATCCATGCCGGCtagtggcggcggaggaggggccTTTGGTGGAAGCGGCGGAGGGGGtgggggcggtggtggtggttatGTGGACGCCAATGGGGCGGTGGAGGAGAAGGCGTGCCCCTGCGGCGCCGGCAGTTGCCTAGTGCTCACGTCCAACACACCGAGGAACCCGGGCCGCAAATTCTACAGGTGTCCCATGCGG GACAATGGAGGTTGCAACTTCTTTGAATGGTGTGATACCCCATCTTCAGGTGCTGCGCCTGCAAATGGCTGTAGCAGTGCTATTTCTCAGTCGGATAAATCAATGCCAAATATGCTTTGTCCCTGTGGTGCTGGAGCTTGCTTATTTCTCACCACAAAGACAGGAAAGAATGTTGGGAGGCAGTTTTTCCGTTGCCCAGCTAATCAG GGAGGTAGCTCTTGTGGCTTTTTCCAGTGGTGTGATGAACAACTTAGGACAGCTGCTCAATCTTCAACACAACATCATACTGATGTTGCTTCGAGTGGCCAAATTCCAAGCAAGAGGAGCTCCTCTGCCTGCTTCAAATGTGGGCAAGAGAACCATTGGGCAAAGGAGTGCCCGAATCAATCTTCAGATCCTTATCCTGACAAAGGCGGGAGAACATTTACTTCTGCAAGCTCTCCCGATGCGTGTTTCAAGTGTGGTAAGGCTGGGCATTGGTCCCGGGACTGCCCCACCGCAAATTGTGGTTCTGGTACCGTCACCAGCCATGTCAAGTCCTCTTCTACTTTGGGCTCATGGAACAGCCACAGATACTGA
- the LOC102702545 gene encoding probable tRNA (guanine(26)-N(2))-dimethyltransferase 1, translating into MEDVEDKLKDYEIVKEGEAEIIIHKKIATNEVFYNPVQIHNRDMSVAVLRTFVTKRKEEHKAMMDKRGRAHDKVGQGKSSGPNGENGSTGQHDETNVVAEKEIKKVADQVEDLSNKATKTPLRKVAKELKAPIVLEALAASGLRSIRYAREVDGLEKVVALDIDKACIEACKRNIKFNGASAMSKIEPHLTDARVYMLTHPKEFDVVDIDPYGAPSIFLDSAVQAVVDGGLLMCTATDMAVLCGSNAEVCHSKYGCFPTKGKYNHEMALRILLANIESHANRYKRYIVPVLSVSMDFYIRVFVRVFTSANEVKKTPLKLSYVYQCVSCDSFHLQCVGRTVTKDNTVKCAPGIGPVVPQGCSACGKKLTMGGPIWSGPMHDQEWVVSTLAEAKSRKDRYPAYNKIASVLTTISEELHDIPLYFSLHNICANVKCTSPSAVLFRSAVINAGYRISGTHANPLGLKTDAPWDVIWDIMRCWVKNHPVKEQPHDSQAAAILSKSPKLEANFSRVASAISRAQAKKIKRFLPNPERHWGPKIRAGRKITSKHASLLGPDVVNRAINGAASTKDENVAAPNNPTPETGGTATNGEDEPSTKRQKNCDDRLSTEP; encoded by the exons atgGAGGACGTGGAGGACAAGCTTAAGGACTACGAGATCGTCAAGGAAGGCGAGGCGGAGATCATCATCCACAAGAAGATAGCAACGAATGAGGTGTTCTACAATCCCGTGCAG ATCCACAATAGAGATATGTCAGTTGCTGTTTTAAGGACTTTCGTTACCAAGCGCAAGGAAGAACATAAGGCAATGATGGACAAGAGGGGCAGGGCACATGATAAAGTGGGCCAGGGCAAATCATCTGGCCCAAATGGAGAGAATGGTTCGACAGGACAACATGATGAAACAAATGTTGTTGCTgaaaaggaaattaaaaaagttgCAGATCAAGTAGAAGATTTGTCAAACAAAGCAACCAAGACACCTTTGCGGAAAGTAGCCAAAGAGCTTAAGGCTCCAATTGTTCTTGAG GCATTGGCTGCTTCTGGGTTGAGATCTATCCGTTATGCTCGTGAAGTAGATGGGTTAGAAAAGGTGGTTGCTCTGGACATTGATAAAG CTTGTATTGAAGCTTGCAAGCGGAATATAAAGTTTAATGGTGCTTCTGCTATGAGTAAGATCGAACCTCATTTGACCGATGCTCGAGTTTACATGCTTACACATCCAAAAGAATTTGATGTG GTTGATATTGACCCCTATGGAGCGCcttctatttttcttgattCGGCTGTACAGGCTGTTGTTGATGGTGGGCTATTAATGTGCACCGCCACTGATATGGCGGTTCTGTGTGGGTCAAATGCTGAAGTTTGCCACTCCAA GTATGGTTGCTTTCCAACCAAAGGCAAGTATAACCATGAAATGGCTCTGCGAATTCTTCTTGCTAATATTGAG AGCCATGCAAATCGATACAAGCGATATATTGTGCCTGTTCTCTCTGTATCCATGGATTTCTACATCCGTGTTTTTGTCCGAGTTTTCAC CTCGGCAAATGAAGTAAAGAAGACTCCCCTGAAACTTTCTTATGTATATCAATGTGTTAGTTGTGACTCATTCCATCTTCAGTGTGTTGGTAGAACTGTAACTAAG GATAATACTGTGAAGTGTGCGCCTGGCATTGGGCCTGTTGTTCCTCAAGGGTGCAGTGCCTGTGGGAAGAAACTTACCATGGGAGGACCAATATGGTCTGGTCCTATGCATGACCAAGAATGGGTAGTTTCTACTTTGGCAGAAGCTAAGTCAAGGAAGGATAGATATCCTGCATATAATAAGATAGCTTCAGTTCTGACTACCATATCAGAG GAGTTACATGACATCCCGCTGTACTTCAGTCTCCACAACATATGTGCTAATGTTAAGTGCACATCTCCGTCAGCCGTATTGTTCCGGTCTGCAGTTATAAATGCAGGCTATCGGATTTCTGGCACCCATGCGAATCCACTTGGACTAAAAACTGATGCCCCTTGGGATGTTATTTGGGACATCATGCGCTGCTGG GTGAAGAATCATCCTGTAAAGGAACAACCACATGACTCTCAAGCGGCAGCAATCCTTTCAAAATCACCCAAGCTTGAA GCAAATTTCTCTAGAGTAGCTTCTGCCATCAGCAGGGCTCAAGCAAAGAAGATCAAGCGGTTCCTTCCGAACCCAGAACGGCATTGGGGTCCAAAGATCAGGGCTGGCCGGAAGATTACAAGTAAACACGCTTCTCTGTTAGGTCCGGACGTCGTCAACCGTGCTATCAATGGGGCTGCCAGCACCAAAGATGAAAATGTGGCCGCGCCAAATAATCCAACCCCAGAAACTGGAGGAACTGCAACGAATGGAGAGGATGAACCGTCGACAAAGCGCCAAAAGAACTGCGATGACAGACTGTCAACCGAGCCTTAA
- the LOC102702268 gene encoding protein WHAT'S THIS FACTOR 9, mitochondrial, with product MRQLAVRRWKARRIPPLAVLVRSMAYVDVRMRWKKDESFDAVPELSHARDLRPLVSLARLLSPSPAPVSSVSKLGRLLEAPDRRVASFLRRFPAAFVESVGPEHNHPWFRLSGSAARLLREEREIFAAHRAGITSRLRRLLLMSPRRRLPLAVAKGMLWHLGLPEDYFRCGDYDIGQDGFRILSLGDSVSRDEEDDRRELVLIDNGGDQELPKSVLEMDAMRRFGSTDLVPIPLFPSKGLRLKWKIEEWLERFQMLPYVSPYQDFSHIDRSSDVSEKRVVGVLHELLSMFVTCSAERRRLRCLREHLGLPQKFHRVFERHPHVFYLLLKEKTCFVVLKEAYMAGGDTTIEEHPMLEVRRKYAGLMEESREIMKCRRSGKPFQSKHEDHEQSEDSKEGSSSAVIVP from the coding sequence ATGAGGCAACTCGCGGTGCGGCGGTGGAAGGCGCGGCGCATCCCGCCCCTCGCCGTGCTCGTCCGGTCCATGGCGTACGTGGACGTGAGGATGCGGTGGAAGAAGGACGAGTCCTTCGACGCCGTCCCGGAGCTGTCCCACGCGCGGGACCTCCGCCCGCTCGTGTCgctcgcccgcctcctctccccgtcgccggccCCCGTCTCCTCGGTCTCCAAGCTCGGCCGCTTGCTCGAGGCCCCCGaccgccgcgtcgcctcctTCCTGCGGCGGTTCCCCGCCGCCTTCGTGGAGTCCGTCGGCCCGGAGCACAACCACCCCTGGTTCCGTCTCTCGGGCTCCGCTGCCCGCCTCCTGCGGGAGGAGCGGGAGATCTTCGCCGCCCACCGCGCGGGCATCACCTCCCGCCtccggcgcctcctcctcatgtccccgcgccgccgccttccgctTGCCGTGGCGAAGGGCATGCTCTGGCACCTCGGCCTCCCGGAGGACTACTTCAGATGTGGAGACTATGATATTGGGCAAGACGGATTCCGGATTCTCTCACTTGGAGACAGCGTTAGCCGCGACGAGGAGGATGATAGGAGGGAGCTAGTGCTCATTGACAATGGAGGAGACCAAGAATTGCCCAAATCAGTGCTCGAAATGGATGCAATGAGGAGGTTTGGATCAACGGATTTGGTGCCCATCCCACTATTCCCCTCAAAGGGCCTCCGGCTGAAGTGGAAGATTGAAGAGTGGCTGGAGAGGTTTCAGATGCTGCCCTATGTCTCTCCCTATCAAGATTTCAGCCACATTGATCGCAGCTCCGATGTTTCGGAGAAGCGGGTTGTAGGCGTGCTCCATGAGCTGCTTAGCATGTTTGTGACATGCTCtgcggagaggaggcggctacGTTGCCTCAGGGAGCACCTGGGGCTGCCACAGAAGTTCCACCGTGTGTTTGAGCGGCACCCTCATGTGTTCTACTTGCTGTTGAAGGAGAAGACATGCTTTGTTGTCCTCAAAGAGGCATACATGGCCGGGGGAGACACCACAATTGAAGAACATCCCATGCTGGAGGTGCGGAGAAAGTATGCCGGGTTGATGGAGGAGTCACGGGAGATCATGAAGTGCCGGCGAAGCGGGAAGCCTTTCCAATCAAAGCATGAAGATCATGAGCAGAGTGAGGATTCTAAGGAGGGTTCAAGTTCTGCTGTGATCGTGCCATAG